From a region of the Impatiens glandulifera chromosome 4, dImpGla2.1, whole genome shotgun sequence genome:
- the LOC124936624 gene encoding WRKY DNA-binding transcription factor 70-like, producing MDHHSPWVEKATAKLIKGRENLIQLMKLLEEPSNIISDISVSAEDLVTGISRSFDHAIHILSSGAGDQSGGGISDGTLDKRSVDSVEISKRPAAKNKRGCYKRRKNSESWNLSPTMEDGYAWRKYGQKFIHTHNFPRGYFRCTYKKDGCKATKQVNKWEEDPSLYRTTYFGRHTCSNKTISSQQSIPTDDPYNVNFDSITTPTSEVMDHPLEDKSNVNKEGDNKAPEVIDGMLWSDLTTFDQSSEIMFKVGFEDEDVSSIYNLFDYEGLSSSFGVDIDANDTLS from the exons ATGGATCATCACTCACCTTGGGTAGAAAAGGCAACTGCAAAGCTAATCAAGGGAAGGGAAAATTTGATCCAGCTTATGAAATTGCTTGAGGAACCGTCCAATATTATAAGTGATATCTCGGTTTCAGCTGAAGATTTGGTCACCGGAATTTCAAGATCCTTCGATCACGCTATTCATATATTGAGCTCCGGCGCCGGCGATCAATCAGGTGGTGGTATTTCCGACGGAACCCTTGACAAGAGATCTGTGGACTCCGTTGAGATTAGCAAACGCCCGGCGGCAAAGAATAAGAGAGGTTGCTACAAAAGGAG AAAGAATTCAGAATCATGGAATCTTTCTCCCACAATGGAAGATGGGTATGCTTGGAGGAAATATGGCCAGAAGTTTATCCATACTCATAATTTTCCAAG GGGCTATTTTAGGTGCACATACAAGAAAGATGGTTGCAAAGCAACTAAACAAGTCAATAAGTGGGAAGAAGATCCGTCCTTGTACCGGACCACATACTTTGGCCGACATACTTGTTCAAACAAAACAATATCATCCCAACAAAGCATCCCTACTGATGACCCTTATAATGTAAACTTTGATTCGATCACTACTCCGACAAGTGAGGTAATGGATCATCCATTAGAGGACAAAAGTAATGTTAATAAAGAGGGAGATAACAAGGCTCCAGAAGTAATTGATGGTATGTTGTGGTCGGATTTAACAACATTTGATCAGTCATCAGAGATAATGTTCAAGGTTGGATTTGAGGATGAAGATGTCTCTAGTATTTacaatttgtttgattatgaaGGTTTGAGTAGTAGCTTTGGAGTGGACATCGATGCCAATGACACTCTTTCTTAA
- the LOC124936657 gene encoding WRKY DNA-binding transcription factor 70-like: protein MESPLMEKATKELIIGRENLTKLITLIEDPSNIITDLVAGISRSFEYSIRILNSGGQSGDGISEETVDRKSVDSIQSNKRPAARDRRGCYKRKKISDSSSLSPTMEDGYTWRKYGQKFIHSHKFPRCYFRCTHKSDGCTAIKQVQISEEDHSLFQTTYFGQHTCSNKTKSSYESIPLTNDPYIANFDSIATPTSEEMDHPLDDKSCVIKEGGKELPELIDAMAWSDLVTFESSEMMFKAGFEEDVSSIYNFDYGDLSSGFGVNIDNVNLFLN, encoded by the exons atgGAATCACCTTTGATGGAAAAGGCAACTAAAGAGCTGATCATTGGAAGGGAAAATTTGACAAAACTCATAACACTAATTGAAGATCCATCAAATATTATCACTGATTTAGTCGCCGGAATTTCAAGATCTTTCGAATACTCTATTCGTATATTGAATTCCGGCGGCCAATCAGGTGATGGAATTTCCGAAGAAACCGTCGACCGGAAATCTGTGGATTCCATTCAGAGTAACAAGCGGCCGGCGGCTAGGGATCGGAGAGGTTGCTACAAGAGgaa AAAAATATCAGATTCATCAAGTCTATCTCCTACAATGGAAGATGGGTATACGTGGAGGAAATATGGCCAGAAATTTATTCATAGTCATAAGTTTCCAAG GTGCTATTTTAGGTGTACACACAAGAGCGACGGTTGCACAGCAATAAAACAAGTCCAGATTTCGGAAGAGGATCACTCATTGTTCCAAACAACATACTTTGGCCAACATACTtgttcaaacaaaacaaaatcatcTTATGAAAGCATTCCCCTTACTAATGACCCTTATATTGCAAACTTCGATTCGATCGCTACTCCGACAAGTGAGGAAATGGATCATCCATTAGATGACAAAAGTTGTGTTATTAAAGAGGGTGGCAAGGAGCTCCCGGAACTAATTGACGCAATGGCCTGGTCGGATTTGGTAACGTTTGAGTCGTCTGAGATGATGTTCAAGGCTGGATTTGAGGAAGATGTCTCTAGCATTTACAACTTTGATTATGGAGATTTAAGCAGTGGATTCGGAGTGAACATCGACAATGTCAATCTATTTCTTAATTAG